The following coding sequences lie in one Microbacterium sp. XT11 genomic window:
- a CDS encoding HIT family protein, which translates to MTDAPESLEDAGRLAGAPDEFQRLWTPHRMAYIQAGPEPLREECPFCEAPKYPDAERLVVARGETAYVLLNLFPYNSGHMLVCPYRHIATYDQATPEEVAEIGALTQTAMRVLRQVSRCDGFNLGMNQGAIAGAGVDAHLHQHVVPRWMSDANFFPIIAKTKALPQLLGEVRDAVAGAWPA; encoded by the coding sequence GTGACCGACGCCCCGGAGTCGTTGGAGGACGCCGGTCGCCTGGCCGGCGCCCCCGACGAGTTCCAGCGGCTGTGGACCCCGCACCGGATGGCGTACATCCAGGCGGGGCCCGAACCGCTGCGCGAGGAGTGCCCGTTCTGCGAGGCCCCCAAGTACCCGGACGCCGAGCGCCTCGTGGTGGCGCGCGGCGAGACCGCGTACGTTCTGCTGAACCTCTTCCCGTACAACTCGGGGCACATGCTCGTGTGCCCGTATCGGCACATCGCCACCTACGATCAGGCGACGCCGGAAGAGGTGGCGGAGATCGGCGCGCTGACGCAGACGGCGATGAGGGTGCTCCGTCAGGTCTCGCGATGCGATGGGTTCAACCTCGGCATGAACCAGGGAGCGATCGCAGGCGCGGGGGTCGACGCGCATCTGCACCAGCACGTCGTGCCGCGGTGGATGTCCGACGCCAACTTCTTCCCGATCATCGCGAAGACCAAGGCGCTGCCGCAGCTGCTCGGCGAGGTCAGGGACGCCGTGGCCGGGGCCTGGCCCGCGTAG